A genomic segment from Micromonospora echinaurantiaca encodes:
- a CDS encoding cytochrome c oxidase assembly protein: protein MNRPHRPTPDPAVDRFGTPPTLPATDTEVSDVPDIVSSPTHPHRSDRAAAAGAPGGRPSAPAARIRPAGRDALLAAAALASAVAVLLLGLRAGDALVAAIPGLPDPGPVTAWGLPAVRLLVDGLATVTVGLAVTAAFLLPGDGPSVSPYGWLLLRRAGLAAAAWAVTALVLIVLTVSDVLGVSAGRLGAASVVSFATAISQGQALLLQAGLALAVAVLARVGVSRGLAVAVALVAVVAVVPPAFTGHAAGAGNHQIAVSSLVLHVVAAALWVGALVALLMVRRSRHLADAVSRYSRLALGCFVAVAVSGTVNAAVRLGDAEELWRSRYGWLVLGKLAALVVLGAVGAAHRARTLPALRSGRRGGFARLAAGEVVVFAAALGLAVALSRSPTPVAVDPLDADPVTELLGFPLPAAPTPGRLLGQPLPDLFVLSAVAVGAAGYLAGVGRLRRGGHRWPVARTASWLGGLAVLAAVTNLGVARYAYVLFSAHMAQHMVLSMLVPILLVGGAPVTLALRALRRPADPDVRGAREWLLLALHSRPARLLTHPLVALGSYAGSLFALYFSDLFGALMRTHVGHLAMLVHFVVAGYLLFWVLIGVDPGRPRVPYPILMLIHLAAMMAHGFFGLVLMQSTTLIAPDWYLAVHPAWASALLADQQLGAGIAWAFGEIPAAAVMVVLVRRWVRADQREQARLDRAADRAEATGEADDLARYNAFLAAASHADRDGLADRRCRPTPGGQPGRPPTRPIAESHHLDTPLPAARRPANAAVMQNDERVRRDERFDKVAEETSETVTHAATVLEEELAAGMASARRLEEKLSADRRVDPDAFDELVTRVRTDGHALIDTVVAQLKMADDQRGEVVRRYTSDAHDALDTVLNLARLVPDVANGLADRLTSPDPRDPTPPTR from the coding sequence GTGAACCGCCCCCACCGGCCGACTCCCGACCCGGCGGTCGACCGGTTCGGAACACCGCCGACGTTGCCCGCCACCGACACCGAGGTCTCCGACGTGCCCGACATCGTCTCCTCCCCCACCCACCCGCACCGCTCCGACCGCGCCGCAGCCGCCGGGGCGCCCGGTGGCAGACCATCGGCGCCGGCCGCGCGCATCCGGCCGGCCGGGCGGGACGCGCTGCTGGCCGCCGCGGCTCTGGCGTCGGCGGTGGCCGTACTGCTGCTGGGGCTGCGGGCCGGCGACGCGCTGGTGGCCGCGATCCCCGGCCTGCCGGATCCGGGGCCGGTGACGGCCTGGGGGTTGCCGGCCGTCCGGCTGCTCGTCGACGGCCTCGCCACGGTGACGGTGGGGCTGGCGGTGACGGCGGCTTTCCTGCTGCCCGGCGACGGACCGAGCGTCTCCCCGTACGGCTGGCTGCTGCTGCGCCGCGCGGGCCTGGCGGCGGCGGCCTGGGCGGTGACCGCCCTGGTGCTCATCGTGCTCACCGTGTCCGATGTGCTCGGGGTGTCGGCGGGCCGGTTGGGCGCCGCGAGCGTGGTCAGCTTCGCGACCGCCATCTCGCAGGGTCAGGCCCTGCTGCTCCAGGCGGGCCTGGCACTGGCCGTGGCGGTGCTGGCCCGGGTGGGCGTGTCGCGCGGCCTGGCCGTCGCCGTGGCGCTGGTCGCGGTGGTCGCGGTGGTGCCGCCGGCGTTCACCGGGCACGCCGCCGGGGCTGGCAACCACCAGATCGCGGTGTCGAGCCTCGTCCTGCACGTCGTGGCCGCCGCCCTGTGGGTCGGCGCCCTGGTGGCGCTGCTGATGGTCCGCCGGAGCCGGCACCTCGCCGACGCGGTGAGCCGCTACAGCCGGCTGGCGCTCGGCTGTTTCGTGGCGGTCGCCGTGAGCGGCACGGTGAACGCCGCGGTGCGGCTCGGCGACGCCGAGGAGCTCTGGCGGTCCCGATACGGATGGCTGGTGCTCGGCAAGCTGGCCGCGCTGGTGGTTCTGGGTGCGGTCGGCGCGGCCCACCGGGCGCGCACGCTGCCGGCGCTGCGCTCGGGACGACGGGGTGGGTTCGCCCGGCTGGCCGCGGGCGAGGTGGTCGTCTTCGCGGCGGCGCTGGGCCTGGCGGTGGCGCTGTCCCGCAGCCCCACGCCGGTGGCGGTCGATCCGCTCGACGCCGACCCGGTCACCGAGCTGCTCGGCTTCCCGCTGCCCGCCGCGCCGACTCCCGGACGACTACTGGGCCAGCCGCTGCCCGACCTGTTCGTGCTGAGCGCCGTCGCGGTGGGCGCCGCCGGCTACCTGGCCGGGGTGGGGCGGCTGCGCCGGGGCGGCCACCGCTGGCCGGTCGCCCGCACCGCGAGCTGGCTGGGCGGCCTGGCGGTGCTCGCGGCGGTCACCAACCTGGGCGTGGCCCGGTACGCGTACGTGCTGTTCAGCGCGCACATGGCGCAGCACATGGTGCTGTCGATGCTGGTGCCGATCCTGCTCGTCGGGGGCGCCCCGGTCACGCTGGCCCTGCGCGCCTTGCGCCGCCCCGCCGACCCGGACGTGCGGGGCGCCCGGGAGTGGCTGTTGCTGGCGCTGCACAGCCGGCCCGCCCGGCTGCTCACCCACCCGCTCGTGGCGCTGGGCAGCTACGCGGGCAGCCTCTTCGCCCTGTACTTCAGCGACCTGTTCGGCGCGTTGATGCGTACCCACGTGGGCCACCTGGCGATGCTCGTCCACTTCGTCGTCGCCGGCTACCTGCTGTTCTGGGTGCTCATCGGGGTCGACCCGGGCCGGCCTCGGGTGCCGTACCCGATCCTGATGCTCATCCACCTGGCGGCGATGATGGCGCACGGCTTCTTCGGTCTGGTGCTGATGCAGAGCACCACCCTCATCGCCCCCGACTGGTACCTCGCCGTGCACCCCGCCTGGGCCTCCGCGCTGCTGGCGGACCAGCAGCTCGGCGCCGGCATCGCCTGGGCGTTCGGGGAGATTCCCGCCGCCGCCGTCATGGTCGTCCTGGTGCGCCGGTGGGTTCGGGCCGACCAGCGGGAACAGGCCCGCCTGGACCGGGCGGCCGACCGCGCCGAGGCGACCGGGGAAGCCGACGACCTCGCCCGCTACAACGCCTTCCTCGCCGCCGCCAGCCACGCCGACCGCGACGGCCTCGCCGACCGGCGATGCCGGCCGACACCCGGCGGTCAGCCGGGCCGACCCCCCACACGTCCAATCGCGGAGAGTCACCATCTCGACACACCTCTACCCGCTGCCCGCCGCCCGGCGAATGCTGCGGTCATGCAGAACGACGAGCGGGTGCGCCGGGACGAGCGTTTCGACAAGGTGGCCGAGGAGACCTCCGAGACCGTGACCCACGCGGCCACGGTGCTGGAGGAGGAACTCGCGGCGGGCATGGCCAGTGCCCGGCGACTGGAGGAGAAGCTCAGCGCGGACCGCAGGGTCGACCCGGACGCGTTCGACGAGTTGGTGACGCGGGTCCGCACCGACGGGCACGCACTGATCGACACGGTGGTCGCGCAGTTGAAGATGGCCGACGACCAGCGCGGCGAGGTGGTCCGCCGGTACACCTCGGACGCGCACGACGCGCTGGACACCGTCCTCAACCTCGCGCGACTGGTCCCGGACGTGGCCAACGGGCTCGCCGACCGGCTGACGTCGCCGGATCCGCGGGATCCGACGCCGCCGACCAGGTAA
- a CDS encoding copper resistance CopC family protein: MPTHARPTVASLLAATLAAVAMLLVPAAPAAAHNTLKAATPARDARLTTAPTQITLEFMERLNPAFTTIALSDAAQRRIPASGPAVTGAKGTVTLDEPLANGTYTVAYRVVSADGHPVQGSYRFTVADPTAAIASPPATTATTSAPAAQPSPASPASATRDAGDGPGALVLVGGAILLAALAAGAVVLLRRRRAAS; the protein is encoded by the coding sequence ATGCCCACCCACGCCCGCCCCACCGTCGCCAGTCTGCTCGCCGCCACGCTGGCCGCCGTCGCGATGCTGCTCGTACCGGCCGCGCCGGCCGCCGCGCACAACACGTTGAAGGCCGCCACCCCGGCCAGGGACGCCCGGCTCACCACGGCTCCGACGCAGATAACGCTCGAGTTCATGGAGCGGCTGAACCCGGCCTTCACCACCATCGCGCTCTCGGACGCCGCCCAGCGCAGGATCCCCGCCAGCGGGCCTGCCGTCACCGGGGCGAAGGGCACCGTGACGCTCGACGAGCCGCTGGCGAACGGCACCTACACCGTCGCCTACCGGGTGGTCTCCGCCGATGGGCACCCGGTGCAGGGCTCCTACCGGTTCACCGTCGCCGATCCCACCGCCGCCATCGCAAGCCCACCGGCCACGACAGCGACGACCTCGGCGCCGGCCGCCCAGCCGTCGCCGGCCAGCCCCGCGTCCGCCACCCGCGACGCCGGCGACGGTCCCGGAGCACTGGTCCTGGTCGGCGGCGCGATCCTGCTGGCCGCGCTCGCCGCCGGGGCCGTGGTCCTGCTGCGCCGGCGGCGCGCCGCGTCCTGA
- a CDS encoding Dyp-type peroxidase, with product MTERPRARPVSRRGLLTGGALAAGGALAGTAAVTAARSDTPAVRPVQALPAAQVGTAVEPFHGSRQAGVATEAQAHAAFVAFTLRPGTDRAALGRMLRLLSDDAARLTQGRPALADTEPELGLLPARLTVTFGLGPGCYRAAGLDDRRPASVADLPSFRIDRLQPRWSGGDLLLQICADDPLTVAHAQRVLVKDSRPFATVRWVQQGFRRAAGAEPGRTQRNLFGQLDGTANPKPGDPLDSAVWVPDGPDWLRDSSTLVLRRISMNLETWDLLGRTDRELAVGRRLDTGAPLTGTAEHDEPDFAALGPDGLTVIPDFSHLTRAHVTDDRLKILRRPYNYDGVPAADGTADSGLIFASYQADVARQFLPIQRRLAERDLLNEWTTPIGSAIFAIPPGCPEGGWIGQQLLG from the coding sequence ATGACCGAACGGCCCCGCGCGCGGCCGGTGAGCCGGCGCGGCCTGCTCACCGGCGGCGCCCTGGCCGCCGGGGGCGCGCTCGCCGGCACCGCCGCCGTCACCGCCGCCCGTTCCGACACCCCCGCGGTACGCCCCGTCCAGGCGCTCCCGGCGGCGCAGGTCGGCACCGCTGTCGAGCCGTTCCACGGCTCCCGGCAGGCCGGTGTCGCCACCGAGGCGCAGGCGCACGCCGCGTTCGTCGCGTTCACCCTCCGGCCGGGCACCGACCGGGCGGCGCTGGGGCGGATGCTGCGGCTGCTCTCCGACGACGCCGCCCGCCTCACCCAGGGCCGGCCCGCCCTGGCCGACACCGAACCCGAACTCGGGCTGCTGCCGGCCCGGCTGACCGTCACGTTCGGCCTCGGCCCGGGCTGCTACCGGGCGGCCGGGCTCGACGACCGGCGACCGGCGTCGGTGGCCGACCTGCCGTCGTTCCGCATCGACCGGCTCCAGCCGCGCTGGTCGGGTGGGGACCTGCTGCTGCAGATCTGCGCCGACGACCCGCTCACCGTCGCCCACGCTCAACGCGTGCTGGTGAAGGACAGCCGACCCTTCGCCACCGTCCGGTGGGTACAGCAGGGCTTCCGGCGGGCCGCCGGCGCCGAACCGGGACGCACCCAGCGCAACCTGTTCGGCCAACTCGACGGCACCGCGAACCCGAAACCCGGCGACCCACTGGACAGCGCCGTGTGGGTGCCCGACGGGCCGGACTGGCTACGCGACAGCAGCACCCTGGTCCTGCGGCGGATCAGCATGAACCTGGAGACCTGGGACCTGCTCGGCCGCACCGACCGGGAACTGGCGGTCGGCCGCCGGCTCGACACCGGCGCCCCGCTCACCGGCACGGCCGAGCACGACGAGCCCGACTTCGCCGCACTCGGGCCGGACGGGCTCACCGTCATCCCGGACTTCTCCCACCTGACCAGGGCCCATGTCACCGACGACCGGCTGAAGATCCTGCGCCGCCCCTACAACTACGACGGCGTCCCGGCGGCGGACGGCACCGCGGACAGCGGGTTGATCTTCGCCTCCTACCAGGCCGACGTCGCCCGTCAGTTCCTGCCCATCCAACGGCGCCTCGCCGAGCGGGACCTCCTCAACGAGTGGACCACCCCGATCGGCTCCGCCATCTTCGCGATCCCACCCGGCTGCCCCGAGGGTGGCTGGATCGGCCAGCAACTGCTCGGCTGA
- a CDS encoding copper chaperone PCu(A)C encodes MPSPVSVRRPRPAVLLVTALLAAATAGCGRDSPAAAPSPSASASPSAATGVLGVRDPWVKAADKGMTAAFGTLVNDGDADVTIASASTEVSPMELHEMTMKDGKMVMQAKPGGIVIKAKSEHVLEPGGDHLMLMDLKQPVKAGDELTFTLTFADGRTQTFTAVAKPFTGAQESYDPGHGAPTSGPSATPGMSMSPAS; translated from the coding sequence ATGCCCAGCCCCGTCAGCGTCCGGCGCCCACGTCCGGCCGTCCTGCTCGTCACCGCCCTCCTGGCCGCGGCCACCGCCGGCTGTGGGCGCGACTCACCGGCCGCCGCGCCGAGCCCGTCGGCCTCCGCCTCGCCGAGCGCCGCCACGGGTGTGCTCGGCGTCCGGGACCCGTGGGTGAAGGCGGCCGACAAGGGGATGACCGCCGCGTTCGGCACGTTGGTCAACGACGGTGACGCCGACGTGACGATCGCCTCGGCGTCGACGGAGGTGTCGCCGATGGAGTTGCACGAGATGACCATGAAGGACGGGAAGATGGTCATGCAGGCCAAGCCGGGCGGCATCGTGATCAAGGCCAAGAGCGAGCACGTGCTCGAGCCCGGCGGCGACCACCTCATGCTGATGGACCTCAAGCAGCCGGTGAAGGCCGGCGACGAACTGACCTTCACCCTCACCTTCGCCGACGGCCGCACCCAGACGTTCACCGCGGTGGCCAAGCCGTTCACCGGCGCGCAGGAGAGCTACGACCCCGGCCACGGCGCGCCGACGTCGGGCCCCAGCGCCACGCCCGGGATGAGCATGAGCCCGGCGTCATGA
- a CDS encoding zf-HC2 domain-containing protein: MRCEQWREVLSAQLDGEETPAERAAAETHLAGCGDCRTWFDQAAAVTRRARLSVTVAHEDRTDAILAALPAPAPYRRRQRLVLTLRAALGLIGALQVLLGLAQIGRGAAGEHAHSAAGALASGHLWHESAAWNVAVGAGFLFVAARRTRPTGLVPTLSAFVGTLVLLSVNDLVIGRVDTARLVSHGFLLAGYAIVVAMSRPRRRPDGPANRGRPEQSRWRLPAEDETPAPANLRLLPPPHPGSAYRQDRTAA, encoded by the coding sequence ATGAGGTGTGAGCAGTGGCGCGAGGTGTTGTCGGCACAGCTGGACGGTGAGGAGACTCCCGCCGAGCGGGCGGCGGCGGAGACCCACCTGGCCGGCTGCGGCGACTGCCGGACCTGGTTCGACCAGGCGGCGGCGGTCACCCGGCGGGCCCGGCTGTCGGTCACCGTCGCCCACGAGGACCGCACCGATGCCATCCTCGCCGCCCTGCCCGCGCCGGCTCCGTACCGCCGGCGGCAGCGGCTCGTGCTCACCCTGCGGGCCGCGCTGGGGCTGATCGGGGCACTTCAGGTCCTGCTCGGTCTGGCCCAGATCGGCCGCGGTGCGGCCGGCGAGCACGCCCACTCGGCGGCCGGGGCGCTCGCGTCGGGGCACCTGTGGCACGAGTCGGCGGCGTGGAACGTCGCCGTCGGGGCGGGATTCCTGTTCGTGGCCGCCCGCCGCACCCGGCCGACCGGGCTGGTGCCGACGCTCAGCGCGTTCGTCGGCACGCTGGTGCTGCTCTCGGTCAACGACCTGGTGATCGGCCGGGTGGACACCGCGCGGCTGGTCAGCCACGGCTTCCTGCTCGCCGGGTACGCGATCGTGGTCGCCATGTCCCGGCCACGCCGGCGGCCCGACGGCCCGGCCAACCGCGGCCGTCCGGAGCAGAGCCGCTGGCGACTGCCGGCGGAGGACGAAACCCCCGCGCCGGCAAACCTGCGGCTGCTGCCGCCACCCCACCCCGGATCCGCGTACCGCCAGGACCGCACGGCGGCCTGA
- a CDS encoding sigma-70 family RNA polymerase sigma factor: MPSESVPRGSTWRCRVADDEAEITAWALAAGRGDQDAAARFVRATQHQVRRFLAALVSPGEADDLAQETFLRAVRSLSSFAGRSSARTWLLAIARRVAVDHVRAVTARPRTVPMSDGYDDLDVSRSSFDGQVVLEQLISALPADRREAFVATQVLGLSYAEAAEVCDCPVGTIRSRVARAREDLVAAVDSRAARGPRRGGDAAG, translated from the coding sequence ATGCCGTCGGAGAGCGTGCCCCGCGGGTCTACGTGGAGGTGCCGGGTGGCTGACGACGAGGCGGAGATCACCGCGTGGGCGCTGGCCGCCGGGCGGGGTGACCAGGACGCCGCCGCCCGGTTCGTCCGGGCGACCCAGCATCAGGTCCGGCGCTTCCTCGCCGCCCTGGTCTCCCCGGGCGAGGCGGACGATCTGGCGCAGGAGACCTTCCTGCGGGCGGTCCGGTCGCTGTCGTCGTTCGCCGGACGCTCATCGGCCCGGACGTGGCTGCTCGCCATCGCCCGCCGCGTCGCTGTCGATCACGTACGCGCCGTCACCGCGCGTCCCCGGACGGTGCCGATGTCGGACGGATACGACGACCTCGACGTGTCCCGCAGCAGCTTCGACGGGCAGGTCGTGTTGGAGCAGTTGATCTCGGCACTGCCGGCGGACCGGCGGGAGGCGTTCGTCGCCACCCAGGTCCTCGGTCTGTCCTACGCCGAGGCGGCGGAGGTCTGCGACTGCCCCGTCGGCACCATCCGCTCCCGGGTGGCCCGGGCCCGGGAGGATCTCGTCGCCGCGGTGGACAGCCGAGCCGCGCGGGGCCCACGGCGCGGCGGCGACGCGGCCGGCTGA